One window from the genome of Rariglobus hedericola encodes:
- the ftsH gene encoding ATP-dependent zinc metalloprotease FtsH, whose product MPDPKNDLKRRPLKNQPPDRFPVKVSLIWLSIIAAVLVLFYFSPARSPAPATLKLQQVIEMAEAGQVSAGVIRYDASYGRNGAVVTGKVKEATLDAESGKTAEFRASGNLTEANLELLQKTKVFEEPPVSNALSSILLNFLPILLIIGLLYFLFVRQLRQAGRGAMTFGKSKAKLLSRDREKIGFSEVAGCDEAKEEVSEVVEFLRDPKKFQKMGGKIPKGLLLVGPPGTGKTLLAKAVAGEADVPFFSISGSDFVEMFVGVGASRVRDMFEQGRKNAPCIIFIDEIDAVGRQRGAGLGGGNDEREQTLNSMLVEMDGFDTTEGVIIIAATNRADVLDQALLRPGRFDRQVHVDLPDVVGREQILRVHARKITLSDNVDLNVIARGTPGLSGADLANLLNESALLAARRNKKKVEMIDVDDAREKVQFGRERRRVMDDREKKLTAYHEAGHAIVQAILDDGTVPVHKVTIIPRGRSLGSTMFIPKKDILTQEKKRMLSQIAMGMGGRIAEELVMDDISSGAYGDIKHVTKIARHMVCDWGMSSLGPIAYGDNQDTVFLGREIGRSQTYSEDTARKIDAEITRIINEQYTRATELISEHRLALDKIAEALLEYETIEGKHVMEILKDGVISSPIIRELPPALPVRNNDDKGSKKPKDASEGLGGSPAPSPA is encoded by the coding sequence ATGCCTGATCCTAAAAACGACCTCAAGCGACGTCCCCTCAAAAACCAGCCGCCGGACCGCTTCCCGGTAAAGGTTTCCCTGATCTGGCTGTCGATTATTGCCGCTGTGCTGGTGCTGTTCTATTTCAGCCCGGCACGTTCGCCGGCACCGGCCACGCTTAAACTCCAGCAGGTTATCGAAATGGCCGAGGCGGGTCAGGTCTCCGCCGGCGTCATCCGCTACGACGCCTCCTACGGTCGCAACGGCGCCGTCGTCACCGGCAAGGTCAAGGAAGCCACCCTCGATGCAGAATCCGGCAAGACCGCCGAGTTCCGCGCCTCCGGTAATCTCACCGAGGCCAATCTTGAGCTGCTCCAGAAGACCAAGGTCTTCGAGGAGCCGCCCGTTTCCAACGCGCTGTCGAGCATCCTGCTCAACTTCCTCCCGATCCTGCTCATCATCGGTCTCCTCTATTTCCTGTTCGTTCGCCAGCTCCGCCAGGCGGGGCGCGGTGCGATGACTTTCGGCAAGAGCAAAGCCAAGCTGCTCTCCCGTGACCGCGAGAAGATCGGTTTCTCCGAGGTCGCCGGTTGCGATGAGGCCAAGGAAGAGGTTTCCGAGGTCGTCGAGTTCCTCCGCGATCCCAAGAAATTCCAAAAGATGGGCGGCAAGATTCCCAAGGGCTTGCTGCTCGTCGGTCCTCCCGGCACGGGCAAAACGCTCCTCGCCAAGGCAGTCGCCGGCGAGGCCGATGTGCCGTTCTTCAGCATCTCCGGTTCCGACTTCGTCGAGATGTTCGTCGGCGTCGGCGCGAGCCGCGTGCGCGACATGTTTGAGCAGGGCCGCAAAAACGCGCCTTGCATCATCTTCATCGACGAAATCGACGCTGTCGGCCGTCAGCGCGGCGCCGGTCTCGGCGGTGGCAATGACGAACGCGAGCAGACGCTCAACTCCATGCTCGTCGAGATGGACGGCTTCGACACTACCGAGGGCGTCATCATCATCGCCGCGACCAATCGCGCCGACGTCCTTGACCAGGCCCTCCTGCGTCCGGGTCGTTTTGACCGCCAAGTGCATGTCGACCTGCCCGACGTCGTCGGCCGCGAGCAGATCCTTCGCGTCCATGCCCGCAAGATCACGCTGTCCGACAACGTTGACCTCAACGTCATCGCCCGCGGCACGCCCGGTCTCTCCGGTGCCGATCTCGCCAACTTGCTCAACGAATCCGCGCTCCTTGCCGCCCGTCGCAACAAGAAGAAGGTCGAGATGATCGACGTCGATGACGCCCGCGAAAAGGTCCAGTTCGGCCGCGAACGCCGCCGCGTGATGGACGATCGCGAGAAGAAGCTCACCGCCTACCATGAGGCCGGCCACGCCATCGTGCAGGCCATCCTCGATGACGGCACCGTTCCCGTCCACAAGGTCACCATCATCCCGCGCGGTCGTTCACTCGGCAGCACGATGTTCATCCCGAAGAAGGATATCCTCACCCAGGAAAAGAAGCGCATGCTCAGCCAGATCGCCATGGGCATGGGCGGCCGCATCGCCGAAGAGCTCGTCATGGACGACATCAGCAGCGGCGCCTACGGTGACATCAAGCACGTGACCAAGATCGCCCGCCACATGGTGTGCGACTGGGGTATGAGCTCCCTCGGCCCGATTGCCTACGGTGACAATCAGGACACCGTGTTCCTCGGCCGTGAAATCGGCCGCAGCCAGACCTACAGCGAAGACACCGCCCGCAAGATCGACGCCGAGATCACCCGCATCATCAACGAGCAATACACCCGCGCCACCGAGCTTATCAGCGAGCATCGCCTGGCTCTCGACAAGATTGCCGAGGCCTTGCTCGAATACGAGACGATCGAAGGCAAACACGTGATGGAAATCCTCAAGGATGGCGTGATTTCCTCGCCGATTATTCGCGAGCTGCCGCCCGCATTGCCGGTCCGTAACAACGACGACAAGGGCAGCAAAAAACCCAAGGACGCATCCGAGGGCCTCGGTGGATCGCCCGCCCCGTCGCCAGCCTGA